From one Marmota flaviventris isolate mMarFla1 chromosome 1, mMarFla1.hap1, whole genome shotgun sequence genomic stretch:
- the Rab36 gene encoding ras-related protein Rab-36 isoform X1 produces the protein MRSSLMPLGPPVSRDRIITNFPKWYTPDACLQLKEHFHGQVSTACQRRNTGTVGLKLSKVVVVGDLYVGKTSLIHRFCKNVFDRDYKATIGVDFEIERFEIAGIPYSLQIWDTAGQEKFKCIASAYYRGAQVIITAFDLTDVQTLEHTRQWLEDALRENEAGSCFIFLVGTKKDLLSVAACEQTELEAVHLANEMQAEYWSVSSKTGENVKAFFSRVAALAFEQSVLQDLEKRNGTRPQVGDGDLIRMEGSSLETQENKRPSGLSCC, from the exons ATGAGGTCTTCTCTGATGCCTTTGGGGCCCCCTGTGAGCCGGGACCGCATCATCACCAACTTTCCTAAG tggtacacacctgatGCCTGCCTGCAGCTCAAGGAGCACTTCCACGGGCAAGTCAGCACAGCCTGCCAGCGCAGGAACACGGGGACTGTTGG GCTCAAACTCTCCAAGGTGGTGGTTGTTGGTGACCTCTATGTGGGAAAGACCAGTCTCATCCACAG GTTTTGCAAGAATGTTTTTGACCGAGACTACAAGGCTACCATTGGGGTAGACTTTGAAATTGAACGCTTTGAGATTGCTGGGATTCCCTACAGCCTCCAGAT CTGGGACACAGCCGGACAGGAGAAGTTCAAGTGCATTGCATCTGCCTATTACCGAGGTGCCCAGG TGATCATCACAGCCTTTGACCTCACTGATGTACAGACTCTGGAGCATACCAGGCAA TGGCTGGAGGATGCACTAAGGGAGAATGAGGCAGGCTCCTGCTTCATCTTCCTCGTGGGAACCAAAAAGGACCTTCTG TCAGTAGCAGCATGTGAACAAACTGAACTGGAGGCTGTGCACCTGGCCAATGAGATGCAGGCTGAGTACTGGTCAGTGTCATCCAAGACTG GAGAGAACGTGAAGGCATTCTTCAGCCGTGTCGCTGCCTTAGCATTTGAGCAGTCAGTACTGCAGGATCTGGAGAAGAGAAATGGCACTCGGCCCCAGGTTGGCGATGGAGACCTCATCC GAATGGAGGGGAGCTCACTGGAGACCCAGGAGAACAAGAGGCCCTCCGGCCTGAGCTGCTGTTAG
- the Rab36 gene encoding ras-related protein Rab-36 isoform X2, giving the protein MRSSLMPLGPPVSRDRIITNFPKWYTPDACLQLKEHFHGQVSTACQRRNTGTVGLKLSKVVVVGDLYVGKTSLIHRFCKNVFDRDYKATIGVDFEIERFEIAGIPYSLQIWDTAGQEKFKCIASAYYRGAQVIITAFDLTDVQTLEHTRQWLEDALRENEAGSCFIFLVGTKKDLLSVAACEQTELEAVHLANEMQAEYWSVSSKTGENVKAFFSRVAALAFEQSVLQDLEKRNGTRPQEWRGAHWRPRRTRGPPA; this is encoded by the exons ATGAGGTCTTCTCTGATGCCTTTGGGGCCCCCTGTGAGCCGGGACCGCATCATCACCAACTTTCCTAAG tggtacacacctgatGCCTGCCTGCAGCTCAAGGAGCACTTCCACGGGCAAGTCAGCACAGCCTGCCAGCGCAGGAACACGGGGACTGTTGG GCTCAAACTCTCCAAGGTGGTGGTTGTTGGTGACCTCTATGTGGGAAAGACCAGTCTCATCCACAG GTTTTGCAAGAATGTTTTTGACCGAGACTACAAGGCTACCATTGGGGTAGACTTTGAAATTGAACGCTTTGAGATTGCTGGGATTCCCTACAGCCTCCAGAT CTGGGACACAGCCGGACAGGAGAAGTTCAAGTGCATTGCATCTGCCTATTACCGAGGTGCCCAGG TGATCATCACAGCCTTTGACCTCACTGATGTACAGACTCTGGAGCATACCAGGCAA TGGCTGGAGGATGCACTAAGGGAGAATGAGGCAGGCTCCTGCTTCATCTTCCTCGTGGGAACCAAAAAGGACCTTCTG TCAGTAGCAGCATGTGAACAAACTGAACTGGAGGCTGTGCACCTGGCCAATGAGATGCAGGCTGAGTACTGGTCAGTGTCATCCAAGACTG GAGAGAACGTGAAGGCATTCTTCAGCCGTGTCGCTGCCTTAGCATTTGAGCAGTCAGTACTGCAGGATCTGGAGAAGAGAAATGGCACTCGGCCCCAG GAATGGAGGGGAGCTCACTGGAGACCCAGGAGAACAAGAGGCCCTCCGGCCTGA